The stretch of DNA GCGCGTCAGAAAAGCCGCTTCTAGGCCACTATCGGTAAAGAAGTTGCGGCCGGTGCGGGTATAGCATTTGCCGGGGCCCTCGCCTACCACCCCGAAGCGGCGGCGCGCCGCATCTTCATCCTTGGCCAGCACCACAACCACCCGGCTGCCCATGTGCTTTTCTTCGCACACCACCCGTTCCTGGCCTTGCCGACGGAAATAGTCGAAGGCTTCGGTGGGATGTTCCAGCAGATCGGGCAGGGCGCTGGTTTCTGAGGGGCTCATGGTGGGTGGCAGGTAAAGCAGCCACTTCGGGTTCAGGGCAAACCTACTCATCACCTCCAGGGCGGCGGTGGCATTTTCCTCCCGAATGGTAACCGAAGGCAACAGGCGCGTTTTGATGATCTGCTTGCCGGTCACGTCCCTGATGTCCAGCAGGTCGTCGTGCTGTTGCTGGGCGGTGAGGCTACCAGCCGCAGATAAGCTACCAAGTGCGGCTTCCTGCTGCTGACGCAGGTAGTCGAGCGGGCGCACTGGCTCACAGTAGACCTGGGCGGCAGGCACAGCTACCAGTACTCGCTCAGGATACCGCAGGGCAGTGAGGTGACCACCAAATACGCAGCCGGTATCAATATCAATGGTATTATTAAGCCACTCAGCGTTAGGCACGGGCGTGTGACCGTACACCACCATGGCCCGGCCCCGATACTCAGAGGCCCAGTTGTAGCGCACCGGCAAGCCAAACTCGTCAATTTCTCCAGTCGTTTCGCCGAACAGCGCGAAGGCCCGCACGGCGCCGGAGCCGCGGCCCTGCATTTCCTCGCGCATACCCGCGTGGGCCACCACCAACTGGCCGCCATCCAGCACATAGTGGCTTACGAGCCCATCTAGGAACTGCCGCACCTGACTTTTGAACGTGTCCGATTCGGTGGCCAGCTGTGCTACCGTTTCGGCGAAGCCATGCTGCTCATTCACGCTTTTACCATTGAGGTAGCGCAGGAGCTTGATGTCGTGGTTGCCGGGCACGCAAAGCGCCAGGCCACTCTGCACCATGTGCATCACCAGCCGTAGCACTTGCGGCGAGGCGGGCCCACGGTCAACCAGGTCGCCGAGGAACAGTGCCCGGCGGCCGGCTGGGGCCGTCACGCGCACGCCCAGGTCGCGGGCATCCTGCATGGGTACTTCCTCTACGCCATAGCCTAGGCCAGAGAGCAACTGCACCAGCTCCTGGTAGCAGCCGTGCACGTCACCAATGATGTCGAAGGGCCCGGCATCCTGCTTGCGGTTGCTGTAGAGCGGATCGCGCACGATGGTTTGCACGGCGTCAATCTCCTCGGGGCCATGCAGGTGATATATGTGGCGAAAGCCTTCCTGCTTGAGCGTTTTGAGGCTGCGCCGAAGCTGCTGGCGCTGCTGAGGCACCACGTGGCGCCCCATGTGCTGACGCTCAGCACGCTGGCGGTTGCGGTCTTCGGCTAGGCGGTCGGGTACGTCGAGAATGATGGCAGTGGGCAGCACGTGGTAGTCGCGGGCCAGCTGCACGAGGGTTTTTCGGGCCTCGGGCTGTACGTTGGTAGCGTCCACCACCGTCAGCAAGCCCCGCTTAAGGCGTAGGCCTATCAGGTAATGCAGCAGGGCAAAGGCTTCGGGGGTGGCCGACTGGTCGTTTTCGTCATCGGCCACTAACGCCCGGCATTGGTCCGACGACACAATCTCAGTGGCCTTAAACAAGCGGCGGGCAAACGTACTCTTCCCTGCCCCTGAGGTGCCAATTAGCAGAACCAGGGAGAGCTCAGGGAGTTTGAGAGAGGTATATAGGGGCATTATGTTGCTTGGAATACGACTAGCAGACGTAAGGTTAGACACAATTAACTGCTACCAGTATATCATATAGAGGTGGCTAAGCAAATTAACTTACTCACCTACCGAGATTTACTTTGCTACTAAACTGCCGTAGCACTCAAAAGCTACCGACCCGTCACCCGAAACTCTACGCGGCGGTTGAGCTGGCGAGTAGCTTCCTGGTCGTTGCTGGCTCTGGGCTCGGTGCCACCCAGGCCTAGGCCAGTAATGCGGCCTTCAGCAATGCCATGCTGCACCAGGTAGTTTTTTACGGTGGTCACGCGCTGTTCGCTGAGTGCCACGTTTTTCTCCGCTGGCCCCACGTTATCAGTATGGCCGCGCAGCTCAATGGTCAGGTTAGGGGTATCGGTGAGTAGCTGAAGCAGGTTGCGCAAGGCCGGGTACGACGAAGCCAGCAGCCGGGCACTCCCCTGCTCGAAGCGCACCCGCTCTAGCGGCATAGTAGCCCCCACATTGAGCGGGCGGAGCAGCACATCTTGCACGTACGGGCCGCGCAAGGCCGTGTACGTACTATCGAGTGGTGCGTAGCCCGCCACTTGCACGTGCGCAGCGGTGGCGCGGCCGGGCTCTACCGAAACGGAAAACTTGCCATCTGCTTGGAGTGGCACGGTGGTTTCGGCACCGGCCTGCCCCAAACGGAGGCTGGCCTGAGGCAGAGGCAGCAACGTAGCGGCATCCAGCAGTCGCCCGCGCCACGTACCACTGGTAGGAACGGCCAGCACCACGGGAGCCTGCGGGCGAGGAAATACGGGTTTGGCCTGTTTCAGGCGAAAGGTGTTGCAACCCGCCAGATCAGTGTAGATACCCCGGCGCACCACCTCAGCCTGGCCACTGCTCAACTCCACTCGATACAGTGATTGGGGGCCCGCCAGGTATAAGCGCCGCTGACCATCGTCATCATCGTGAAACAGTAGGTCGCTGTAGCCGCCGCGCTCGGGTAGGCCAGTCAGAGCGGTCAGGGCCGGGGCGGGCTGCTGTGTTTCGAGGTTGATGCTCATCAGGGAGCCATCGGTACTGTACACTTGGTACAACGTGTGAGCCTCACCCAGACAAAAGTTACCGTGCGAGCCGGCTCCCTTAAAGCCAATGGTTGCGTAGTACGGTGCCTTCCGTTGCGGGTCAGTGGTCCAGACCACCGTCACGGCCCCACTGGCGGGGTCAATTTTAACCAGCTGCGCGGCGTCGGAGGTCATAAAGTACAGCTGGCCCTGCTCATCCGTAGCCGCCGATATCCAGGCATTTTCGGGGCCCTGAGCGGGTAGCTGCCAGGTGGTGTACTCCCCCTGCCTCGTTTTTGGGTTATAACGGTACACCAGCTCCGGCCTGTTGGTGGGCGCTTTGGTAACCGAATACAAGCAGTTATCAAAGCCCTTCGCCAAGGCGTATGACTGAAACGGCAGCACCTGCTGGTGCACTTTTGGGCGCCCCGAAAAATCAGAGCCGGTAAACTCATGAATGGTCCGGCAATCATCTTCCCAAAGATCATTGTGCACGCGCAGAGCCGCAATGCCATATATCTTATCGTCGCACTGCGGAATTCTGAAAGTTGTGGGGGCAGGCAGGGGCGGCGCTAAAGGAGCCGGGCGGGGCTTGAAGCTGAACGACTCCAGCAGCTGCTCACCTTCATCCCGGAACCGGGCATCCTGCCGGATAGCCGCGCTGTATTCCAGTTGCCATTCGGTAGTGTCGCGCCAGAGGCGGCGGCCCAGTACCCGAATGCGAGACGCCGAAGCTGTCTCACCAGCGTACGTATAGTGGTATCTTACCTCAAGGTGGTTGCCCGTATATTGGTGCTTTACATAAAGCACGCGCACCTGGGGTAGCTGCAGAATAGTCTGCCACAGGGCATCCTGCTGGTTCTGGGCAAACGCAGCGCTTTGTTGAGGTGGCCTAGCGAACAAAGGCCGCTGCCCAAGCGTTACAACGGCCTGCTTAGGTGCCACTCCAGTAGTAAACAGCATCTCGCCAGTGGGGCGGGGTTGGCGCTGCCAGGTAGCCAGATAAATGAGCTGGTATTGTCCCGCTGAGTCGGCGTAAACCCGTCCGGGCACCAGCCCCTGCGCGTGGAGCTGCAGCCAGCAAAGCGTTAGGGCCAGCGTTAGCAACACCTTCATGAGCAAACCAGTCAGCAATGATATGCCCTAAAGATAAATAACCCGCCGCACCTTCCGGACTCTTAGCCGTTTATTTACCACCTAAAGTTTACGCTCCGGCGGTAGCCCCCAGCTCAAACACTGCTAGCTGAGAGGGCGCACCCACCTCCGCAGCTTCGGGCCCCAGGGGTACCACGCGTACGGTGTACCCGTGGCGCGCAGCTACACCGGCAGCCCACGCCGCAAACTGGGCACGCGTCCACTCAAAGCGGTGGTCAGCGTGGCGAAACTCACCGGCGGAAAGGGTTTCGTAGCGTTGATTATAGTCGGCGTTGGGGGTAGTAACAAGCACGGCGCCGGGGCGGGCCCGGGCAAAAACCACCTGCTCGAACGCGGTCAGCCGGCCTTCATCCAAGTGCTCAATTACTTCTACTACGGCCGCCGCATCATAACCCGCCAGGCGTGGGTCGTGGTACAGCAAAGAACCTTGGGTGAGCGTAAGCCGCTCACGCTGGCGCGGGGGCATCTCGGCTACGTGCAGCCGCTGCTGCGCCCGCTCCAGCTCCCGCCACGACACGTCCAGGGCCAGGATGTGCTCAACCTGCGGAATCTTGAGCAGGCGGCGCACCAACTTGCCTTCGCCGCAGCCCAAGTCCAGCACGCGCTTGGCTCCGAGCCGGCTGATTTCTTCCGCTACGCGGTCCAGGCGGATGTCGTGCAGGTTCTGCTTTTCTCTGGTTGGCTGCGCACCTGGCTGATCTGCCGGTTCTGTTCCTGCGAATAGATCAACAGAACTTGCCCCCGTCAGACCCAGGCTGCCCGGTACTTCATCGGAAGGGGCTTCCTCTTCTCCCAGCAGGCGCTCGAGCGTGGGGTTCACGTACTCGGCAAAGCGCAGGTAGCGGCGCGTGATAAACTCCCGCTCTGGGTGCTGGGGCAGCCACTCGCCTCCTCTGTGCAGCAGCTTTTCGACTTCTGCCTCGTTAATCCAGTAATGCTTGTTGTTGTCGAGAACAGGAATCAGCACGTAGAGGTGGGTTAGCGAATCACGCAGGCGGATACCCGGGTGGCGCAGCCGCAACGTGAAGTAGCGGCTGTTGCCCCACTCCGGTACGGTTGGGTCCAGCGGGTGGGCCTCGGTTTCTACCGTGTACCCCAGCGGCTGAAACAGGCGCTCCAGCTGTTCTGCAGTAGCCGCCGGCATTACGGCCACGGTTGCTTCAAGCGGAAGCAGCACCTCCGGCAGCTCAGGCCGGTCCTTACAGGTGCCGTTCATAGCTGTGTTAAAGGCCTTAGCTAGGGCCGAGCTCAGGAAGGAGGAAGCCACGTAGGGCCGGTCGTTCACGTATTGCTCCAGCGCGAAGCCATCACCGGCAGGGCCGCGCTGGTTCCGTACGAGCGCTATGGGGTCTATGTCGAGTAGGAGCGCCGCGGTGCAGCGCTCGGGGGTAGCTTCAGGATAGAAAATGTGGGCCTGCCCGGCAGTTATTTCCAGCGTTTGAAGCCGGGCAGGATTCTTATGCAGCAGAAAGCCCAAGTCGGTGGCGGGCTGATGGGTAGTGGTAATGGTAAGCAGCATCGGCAGGATAGCAACGCAAAATAGAATACAGCGCCTGCTACTTAGCATACCAGGCAGGAGCAAGTTACAGGAATGCGCGTTGTTCACGCTTCATGAGAACAGCCTAAAGCAGACCTGCCTGCTACTAACATTCGCGTAATCATCCCGTCACTCGTGCTTAACCATTTGGACACTGCTTCATAACCAGCCGTAAATCATGCGGTAACACGGTCGAAATACTTTTGGGCATCCTTCCAAATCCTCTTTTTGCCCCTTACCTCTACCCGTGTTTATGAACACTCCTACTCTCTCGCTGCGCCTGTTCCTGGGCCTGACTTTCACTACTGGCCTGGCAGCCTGCTCCAATGATAACGATACTACTAGCCCAGCCGAGACCCCTAGCACAGTCAAACTCGACAACTACTCAGTCACCCCGGTACTGGCCAAAACGCAGGCAGGGTTTGAGGGCGTGAAGATGTACTCGCTCATCAGCTCTGATGATAAACTGGCCGCCTCACCAGACTTCATGTTCGGCGGCTCAGCCGACGGGGCCGGTTTGCTGCGCGACCCCGATGGTAAGGGCTTTACCATGCTCGTAAACAACGAGGATAACATGGCCATTTCCCGGCTTCACTTTGATGAAACCTTACGCCCCGTGCGCGGCGAGTATGTACTGAACTCCGATGGGGGCCGTTGGCGCCTGTGCTCCGCTACACTGGTTACGCCCGCTGAGCACGGCTTCGGTCCTTACTTCCTGAGCGCCGGCGAAAGCGCAGTAGATGCTCAGACCCATTTAATTCAACCCTTCGCTGATAACAATACCCAAAGCACGCCTAAAGGTGTTAAGGGGTTGGGCTATTGGAGCGCTGAAAACGCAGTGCCTTTACCCAAAACAGCTTATGCGAACAAAACGGTGGTGCTCACGGGCGAGGATGCTTCAGATGCTACGGGTGGGCAGGTAGCGCTCTACGTGAGCAACGCAGTGGGCGACCTCGACGGTGGGCAGCAGTATATGCTCCGCCGCAAAGATCTTAACCAGCGCGAAAAAGACATGGTGGTAGGCCAGAAGTATGAGGTAGAATTTGCGACCATCCCGGATCATAAGAACCTCACGGGAAGCCAGATGCAGGCTCAGGTAGACCCACTCAAGGCCATTAAGTTTGGGCGGGTTGAGGACCTTGACTACCGCAAAGGTAGCGGAGCGAATGGCCGTGAGGTGTACTTCAATGTGACTGGCCAAGACTTTACGGGCGTAAATGCCGACCAGAGCCGCACCAAATGGGGACGCACCTACCGCCTGCTGCTCAATGAGCAAAACCCGTTGCAAGGCACGCTGGAAGTCATTCTGGATGGGGACGACCGTACCGGCAAGGCCAAGGACTTTCAGAATCCTGACAACATTTGCGTAACCCAGAACTACGTCTACATCCAGGAAGACTCAAACG from Hymenobacter taeanensis encodes:
- a CDS encoding polynucleotide kinase-phosphatase — encoded protein: MPLYTSLKLPELSLVLLIGTSGAGKSTFARRLFKATEIVSSDQCRALVADDENDQSATPEAFALLHYLIGLRLKRGLLTVVDATNVQPEARKTLVQLARDYHVLPTAIILDVPDRLAEDRNRQRAERQHMGRHVVPQQRQQLRRSLKTLKQEGFRHIYHLHGPEEIDAVQTIVRDPLYSNRKQDAGPFDIIGDVHGCYQELVQLLSGLGYGVEEVPMQDARDLGVRVTAPAGRRALFLGDLVDRGPASPQVLRLVMHMVQSGLALCVPGNHDIKLLRYLNGKSVNEQHGFAETVAQLATESDTFKSQVRQFLDGLVSHYVLDGGQLVVAHAGMREEMQGRGSGAVRAFALFGETTGEIDEFGLPVRYNWASEYRGRAMVVYGHTPVPNAEWLNNTIDIDTGCVFGGHLTALRYPERVLVAVPAAQVYCEPVRPLDYLRQQQEAALGSLSAAGSLTAQQQHDDLLDIRDVTGKQIIKTRLLPSVTIREENATAALEVMSRFALNPKWLLYLPPTMSPSETSALPDLLEHPTEAFDYFRRQGQERVVCEEKHMGSRVVVVLAKDEDAARRRFGVVGEGPGKCYTRTGRNFFTDSGLEAAFLTRLQEALATAGFWEKFQTDWLCLDAELLPWSAKAQELIRNQYAAVAAAATAALPEAAAVLTQAAARGLDGIEALLARTTARQTAAQHYAEAYRRYSWPVESLADLRLAPFHLLATEGRTYFDKDHAWQMETLRAICLADEALLRATPYRVVHLQDVADVEAATQWWTDLTAAGGEGMVVKPYDFIPGGRQNLVQPALKCRGREYLRIIYGPDYLLPGNLERLRERAVKSKRNLALREFALGVEGLERFVAGAPLREVHQCVFGVLALESEAIDPRL
- a CDS encoding 3' terminal RNA ribose 2'-O-methyltransferase Hen1, whose product is MLLTITTTHQPATDLGFLLHKNPARLQTLEITAGQAHIFYPEATPERCTAALLLDIDPIALVRNQRGPAGDGFALEQYVNDRPYVASSFLSSALAKAFNTAMNGTCKDRPELPEVLLPLEATVAVMPAATAEQLERLFQPLGYTVETEAHPLDPTVPEWGNSRYFTLRLRHPGIRLRDSLTHLYVLIPVLDNNKHYWINEAEVEKLLHRGGEWLPQHPEREFITRRYLRFAEYVNPTLERLLGEEEAPSDEVPGSLGLTGASSVDLFAGTEPADQPGAQPTREKQNLHDIRLDRVAEEISRLGAKRVLDLGCGEGKLVRRLLKIPQVEHILALDVSWRELERAQQRLHVAEMPPRQRERLTLTQGSLLYHDPRLAGYDAAAVVEVIEHLDEGRLTAFEQVVFARARPGAVLVTTPNADYNQRYETLSAGEFRHADHRFEWTRAQFAAWAAGVAARHGYTVRVVPLGPEAAEVGAPSQLAVFELGATAGA
- a CDS encoding OmpA family protein, which gives rise to MKVLLTLALTLCWLQLHAQGLVPGRVYADSAGQYQLIYLATWQRQPRPTGEMLFTTGVAPKQAVVTLGQRPLFARPPQQSAAFAQNQQDALWQTILQLPQVRVLYVKHQYTGNHLEVRYHYTYAGETASASRIRVLGRRLWRDTTEWQLEYSAAIRQDARFRDEGEQLLESFSFKPRPAPLAPPLPAPTTFRIPQCDDKIYGIAALRVHNDLWEDDCRTIHEFTGSDFSGRPKVHQQVLPFQSYALAKGFDNCLYSVTKAPTNRPELVYRYNPKTRQGEYTTWQLPAQGPENAWISAATDEQGQLYFMTSDAAQLVKIDPASGAVTVVWTTDPQRKAPYYATIGFKGAGSHGNFCLGEAHTLYQVYSTDGSLMSINLETQQPAPALTALTGLPERGGYSDLLFHDDDDGQRRLYLAGPQSLYRVELSSGQAEVVRRGIYTDLAGCNTFRLKQAKPVFPRPQAPVVLAVPTSGTWRGRLLDAATLLPLPQASLRLGQAGAETTVPLQADGKFSVSVEPGRATAAHVQVAGYAPLDSTYTALRGPYVQDVLLRPLNVGATMPLERVRFEQGSARLLASSYPALRNLLQLLTDTPNLTIELRGHTDNVGPAEKNVALSEQRVTTVKNYLVQHGIAEGRITGLGLGGTEPRASNDQEATRQLNRRVEFRVTGR